CCGAGACCGCACGAGCGGTCTGGACCGCGGCCGCGGCCAGGGCGAGCCACCAGGAGGCGACTGCCAGGTGCTCCCACAGCCCGGCTCGCCCCGTGTGGACCCGCGCGAGCACCACCACGCCAGCCCCGAGCAGCGCGGGAACGCCCAGACGACGGGCGGCACGACCCGCCAGGACGCCCAGCGCGCCCGCCGAGAGTTTCGGGCGCGGCGCGGCGAGCCCGAGCCCGAGCAGCAGCAGGGCGGCACAGGCGCGCGCCGGCCAGGGTCCGCCCGGCGCGTCGGCGAGGGGGGCACCCTGCTCCCCGATTGCGTGGCCGAGCAGCACGGTGAACAGTGCGACCGTCACGCCGAGTGTCGCGGCCCGGCCGAAGCGTCTGTCGCGGGCGTCGGCGCGGCGAACGTCAGTGGGCCCGGCATCGACGAGCCCGGGGTCGACGGGCCAGAGGACCGGGTGCAGCCACAGGTCGGCGGCGCCGCGCAGTGCGTCGGACCAGCCGCGCCAGCCGGCCGCCCGCACCTCCTCGGCCATGGCCTCGCCCCAGCGGTCACGGAAAGCGGGCGGGTAGAGCCGCACCAGTCGGTCGGCGACGCTCATGTGGAGCTCACTCCCAAGCTGCGCAGCCCCGCGGCGGCCACCTTGGCCATGGACCGCAGTTCCCGTTCGAGCACCGCCCGCCCCTCGGCAGTCAGCCGCACGGGGCGCTGCCGCCCCGATTCCTCGACCGGCTCGACAAGCCCCTTGGCCTCCAGCCGGGTGAGTGCACCGTACAGGCTGCCGGGGCCGAGGCGCTCCCCGACCAGCCGCTCAATGGCCGCGTTCACGGCATAGCCGTGCAGCGGCCCGTCGGCCAGGGCGCAAAGGACCAGCCTCTGGGCGTCGTTGGCCTGCATGCCGACCGCCTCCCTCCGTACGCAGGGACTCAGATTACTACGCACTGTGTAGTACGCGGCATGTACTATGCCGCCATGCCCAACCGTCCCGACGCGCAGCCCGCCGACGTGACGCTCCCCGCCGGCCACCCCGCCCGGGCCGCGGTCCGCCGGGCCGCCCGCGACGCCCTCGCCGCGGCCGTGCTATTCACCGCCTTCGCCGAGGTCACCTCCCACATCCGGGCAGTGCGCGCGGGCAGCCCGTGGCAGGACGACCCCTACGACGCCGTGGTCTCGTTCACCCTGTTCCTGGTCCCGGCCCTGGCGGCGCTCGCCGCCGCTCGGTCTCTTCTGCTGCGAAAGGACGAGCCGCAGCCGCGCTTCCGGATCGGTCAGCTCCTGCGCGCCTGGGGCGTGTGCGCCGCACTGATCGCGACCACCGCGCTCACCGACTGGACGGCCGTGGCCCTGCGCGCCGACCGGAGTCTGTGGAGCAGCGTGACGCCCTGGGTCGTCGCATCCCTGGTGCTCCCCACAGCGGCGGCCGCCGTGGCGGGCGCGCGCGTCCTGCGAGCTCGCCGGCTCCTCCCGCCGGGCCCTGGCGGGCGCGGGGACGGTCCGGTGGCGGGTGACTGGCTCGACGATCTGGCGCCCACGGTCCGGTACCTGGCCGTGCTTCTCCCAGCGCCGTTGACGCGTCGAGTGGACCGAACTGTGACGCATCAGCGCTTCGCCTCCACCGTGCGGTTCACCCGCCAGCACATCGTCGGCCTCGCCGGGGCGGCGGCCGGGCTCGGCGGCGCGCTGCTGGCCGCCGCGGAGGCCGTCGGCGAGGGCTGGACCGACCCGCTGCTCTGGTTCACCGCCGCATGCGTCCACGCGGGCGGGTTCTTCGCCTTCGCCATGCTCTGCAACACGGCGCTGGCGATCTCCGTACCGCGCCCGAACGACCGCCGTCGCGGGCCCGCGCAAGCCGTGCGCTACGCCGTCACGGCGGCGGCTCTCGCCGTTCCGCTCACCGGAGCGCTGCGGGCACCGTTGCGTCCGCTGATCGGCCCTACGGACACCGTTCCGGCTCTCGCCGAACTGGTCCTCACCGGCGCCGCTGTCGCGGGCGTACTCACCTTCGTGATCACCATCGCGCTCGGCTCCGACTAGTACTCCAGTGAGAGTTCTTCGTTTTCCCTGGTCAGCAGCCTGGCGGTCAGGAGTGAAGCGGGGCTGCGCCGGGGGTGGAGGAGCGTTCGCGGGATGTCACGCGAACGAGCGGCCGCGCCGCATGTAGTGGCAGCGACGTGCGTGTGCCTTCTGGCGGCGGCGCCAGGTGGACCAGGTCAAGGTGCGGTCGCGGGACGCAGGATAGTGGCGGGGCCGAGTTGCCAGCAGACGGCGAATCTCGGCCGGGGTGAGATCCACGAGATCGGGCGTGTCCCGAGCGCGTCCCCCTTTTCGCGCTCCTGGGCTGCCATAACCGCGAGGAATGCGTGGGCGAGCATCGCGAGGGTGATGTGCCGGTACCAGCCCACGAAGCGCCGCACTTCGTACTGGTCCAGGCCGCGCGAGCCAGCGATCTGGACCAAGTCCGCGAGGGTCGCGTCCAGCGGTGCGAAGGCAAGGTAGAAGGCAATCTCGTCGGCCCTGGTGATGCCGCGGCGTGCAGCGCACGCTCAGGTCGTCGACTGGGGTGCGAAGCTGGTGGACGACAGCGGCGGCGACCGCAGCTGGCGGGTCTTCGCGGACCGGCGGGCCATCCGTTCTGCCTCTGCGGCGTGCGGAGCCGACTGAGCCAGCGGGGCCGAAGGCAGCGCAAAGCCCCCGGTGCGCCGGAATCGGAGGCTTCGTGCTGCCCGCGTGAGGGATCAGACGGTCACGCCTTGCGCCCGCAGGTAGGCGAGCGGGTCGACGTCCGAGTTGGGCGTGGCGCACGCCTCGACGTGCAGGTGTGGACCGATGACGTCGTACCAGGCTGCGGCGATGGCGGCGACCTCGTCCCGGGAGAAAGCCATGAGGGTCCGGAACTCCCAGTCCGGGAAGAACGGCCCGGTCACACGGCGTCCAAGCGCTGCTCGATGGTCTTCGTGTACTACCACAACGTCCGGTAGGCCACGAGTGCCTGGCAGGGCTGCGCCGGCCTGACCGCGCGAACGGCGACCCACGGGTCGCCGCCCAGGTCAGCACCTGGGGTCGGCCTCGTGAGAGGCCTCTCCGTGGAGTCATCGCCACCAGGATGGTCCGGCACGCCTTCGCGCGCCGGACCATCCTGCGCCGCGGTTCGCGGCGGTGCCTTCGATGCATATCGGCTTGGTCGCTCTGATGCGGTGTGATGATCTTCTTCCTGGACCGGGCTGCGAGCGAGCCAGGTCGTCGCCGAGGTGACCGGCGCAAGCGCGGAGCGGGTCGCGCCGCTCTCAGGTCCGGATCTCGTGCGCGAGATCATGGACGGCCCACCCTGCCGCCGCCCCGGGGCAGCACCACTTCGGTGCCGTTCCAGGCGGGCGAAGATGCTGCTGGCTCGCCGACCTCTGCCGCCGTCACCTCGCTGCCGCAACCGAGCAGGAGTGATCCATCAGCGAGGACGGTGCCACCGGGCGAGACCGCCACCGCGTCGTAGAGATGGCGCCTGGCCTGGTATCAGCCGGCGTCGGCTTCAGGGCCGGACCAGCTGCCGCTCTCCTGCGGCCGGAGGATCGCCTCGAAAGTCAGGTCGCCTGCACTGCAGGTGAACGTCGGCGAGTAGTTGATGTCCCAGACCTGGTCGCTTCTGTCGTTCCAGTTGATGTCGTACACGTCGCCGCACCCGCTCGCCAGGCGGAGGTAGAAACGCTCGTCCGTGCTGGCGAACGCCTGGTCGACGTCCCAAGTGGCGTAGGCGCGGTCCCAGGTGACGTAGTGCAGGCACAACGTGTACCGGGCCCCGAAGTTGCTGTGATAGGGCTGTGAGCAGAAGACGGGCTCGTCGGCGTGCGCGGCCCCGGCGCCCAGACCCACGAGTCCGGCGGTCGCGAGGCCCCAGGGCTGCAGCAGTGCGGGCGACTATGGCGAGTTTCGAATTCATGTGCCTTCCATACTCGTTGGCTTTGGTTCCGCTCGAGTGGGGCAGACCAGTACTCAGCAAGGCAGGTTGACAGGCGAGGTCCAAGGCTGGGACACCCCGAGACGGCCTCAGGCTTGCCGGCTCAGGGGCCGGTCAAGGGCCCGTCGGGGCCGTGCGCCGCAGCAGCATTCGGACCCCTGGGTGATGTCCTTGACACACCTGATCCTTGTCGGCTGTGTCGTCAGGGAGATGACGCGTCAGAATCGGGGACGCAGCTCACCGGAAGCAGTCTCCAGGCGATTCGGCGGGACCGTACACGTGGCCACTCTCGGTGAACCACATCTTGGTGTAGTAGCAATAGCCAGGGGTGACGACTTCGCCGAATTCGTCGGTGATGTTGATGGCCTTGGCGAAGCTTCCCTGAAAGTCGCCCCAGTCGGAGACCGAACTGTCCCAGTTCGGCTCTCCCGGGACCGGGCTTCCGTTGGAGCCGAGGTACTTCCATCCCGTCTGCGTGTAGAGATGGATGGCGGTACTTGGGGAATAGGCGCTGCCGCCTCCCCAGAAACGGCTCG
This genomic interval from Streptacidiphilus rugosus AM-16 contains the following:
- a CDS encoding PadR family transcriptional regulator → MQANDAQRLVLCALADGPLHGYAVNAAIERLVGERLGPGSLYGALTRLEAKGLVEPVEESGRQRPVRLTAEGRAVLERELRSMAKVAAAGLRSLGVSST